The following nucleotide sequence is from Clupea harengus chromosome 17, Ch_v2.0.2, whole genome shotgun sequence.
tacaattttttttatctgatatttttggacaaaagcatcttcTAAATACCGTAACTATAACTACCTATTATACCTAACTAACTATtactataactataaataatgtTGCAGCTGGCCTCCGCCACCTTATTTCTTGAAACTATCACATGTTGCTAAGCAACAACAGTTGGTAAATACTCTAAATAATGTTTAAATgagattttaaaataaatgttataGTTGATCTACAGATCACTTTTTGCTTTGGTTGTTGCACTTGTTATATCCCACGGGTACATCCAAATTAACTTGATGCCACTTGTTCTCTCCGAGTAAACAGCTCCGTTTCCGAAAAAATAGCACTCACTTGTTGCCACTCCGAGCCGCTAGGTGTCATCGGTAGAGGAAATTACTTCCTTTCGGCAATGCAAATGAAAGCGCGCGAAAACATTACATTGTTTACATCCTGTAACGTTAGTTGTGTATTAACTTTTAGGTGTATGCAATATGAATGGGAACATAGCATCACAGAGTATAGTGACAATAACAAGCACGACTGATGAAAATTATTCCTCTTCCGACGTAGATTGCCTGGTTAAATCATGGATGATAGATTATTTGTTTCTCTCCATAACTCGTCATTTCAAAGAGAAGAACTCCGAAGAGTTCGTGAGAGAAGTGCGGTCATTCGAAGGCAAGTTAAGCCAAATTCCTTATAAGCTTATAGACTGCCTGTTAAAGGTTACCTCATGCATATCTCTGTTGATTTGTGTAAGAATCACTTTTTGGTCAAACTTGTAATTATATTGTGACTTATCAACAGCTATGATCGACGGGCTCGAATTGGAGGACCATCAGATGAAGAAAAAGTTAGTCTGTGGTTTTCTTGCAAGGGTCATGGACGCAAAAAACTTGGGTAATATTAACATTAGCTAAAAGAAGACTACTAACGTTTAACGTAAATTTGATTTAATGTTATTACTTCCTTGGCACAGCGATAGTAACATGTCTCAGGTTGGTGTATGCTATTACTgcagttagtgtgtgttcacttgtaaaatattgtgtgtgggtgtgcgcgcatgtgttgTCCTCAGATGTCAGATACACCCATGACGAAGTAGTCACACCACTGATGTCAGCGGTAACAGTTTGGAACGCCATGGACGAAGTTGTGGCAGATGCTAATCTTCATCAGACCGTCAAACGTCTGCTCTTCGTTCAGGTTGGAACCCTGCAAAACACAATTGAATAATTTAGCCACGGTCTCTATAAAACCGTAACTTCACTGCAGTATATTGATGTGGTACGTTTTCCTTGTAGTCAGTCGGCGTGTGTTTGGAGAAGGGAATGCCGTCAATAGCCAAGAATGCGCTGCAGTGGCTCGAGCGAGAATGTGGTCTTCCTGAGGTTAGTAGCACTCTGTCTATGCCTTCGCCTCGTCTTAGCAGACCTGGAAGTCGTTCACAACTCCATTGATTGTtgtcttctttttctgtttttctcatctGTCTGTAGAAATTACAAATGAAACTCGCCTCTATAGTAAGTGCTAAGAACACTGATGATCCGTACCTCACCAGCTTCAGTTTTGCCCGCCTGTTGGATAAAATACAATCATTCCTTGACGCTATTCTTGAAGAAAACCCATCAAACTTTCTGCTGCAGGTATGTAAAGGTTGTTTTGTAAGACATGGTTGTGTAACATTGTTCTACTGAAGTTTACAACTCAGATGAAGTAAGATGTTTGCATTCCCCTTTTAACACCCAAGGCTATATCCAGATACCATAACTGATTAATTCAGAAAAGTAAACTATAGATTATCATATTGATTTtggcttttttgtttttttcttttctaaaagGATAGACAAATGTATTCAAAATACATCTCTGTTTATTTATCAGGCAGGCTCCAAGGTGGTGCATGCCCGACAGGATAAAGACAAATCACAGGTCCAAACCcaagagctggaggagagtgcATGTACAGAGCAATCCACAGACCAGCCAACACAGTATGACGTTTCTGAAGTCTCTCTCGTTTTTCCAGTAGAGGCGCTCCTTAAGCCTGGCCCTTAGTTTGTCTCATTTGGAACTGAATTGATTTTCCATTTCCATCAGAAATCATTATCCAAGGGATTCCTTGGCCAGAAAATATCAGAATAAGAAGTTTCTTAATTCTTTCTATCAAACTTGTTCCCAAACAGGAATGGAGATCTTTCCTTGCATTCAAAGCTCAGTATGAGGTGAGTGCTACGTCCTATACATCATATTTGTGGAGTGTATAAGGAATGCTATTTAtgccataatgtgtgtgtgtttgtgtgtcttgggcAGACCTAAGAAGAGACTGCTTGCGAAGCGTACTCCTCAGCCCTGGATACCTGACTCTGCCAAGAAGCCCTCAGTGGTGAACTACAAGGAATCCAAAATAAGTATGATGGTCTTTTAGCtcttgtattttgtgttttaaaaatgcTTTATTTAGTTCTAAAAATATAAATAGCTTTTTCACATATAATGTTTGTCGTTTTTTAACTCACTTTATTCTTGTATGGGACTCTGACAGGAACACTTGGTCATCCTACTCACATCAAGATTGtcgtttatttgtttttatgtttctgattcaagtttttatttatttatttatttatttattttttttatttttttacaatcatcaattcatacagtaaatacaaaaaataattgAACAATGTATTTATAATTGGCATTACAGACAGGGGAAATGTAGTAATATTTTACCTGCAGAATTAAATATTTGTTGTGGGGTTAGGTGCACCTTCAATTTTTGCAACTAATCCTAAATAGTCATCCATTAATCAGCAAAGGATGTATGTTTACATCAGAAACATAATTTATACGTAAGCCTTGTATGTAACCTTTAGTAGCATCTCTTATACCAGAGGAATGCATTGCATCTGTGATCTGGCTCCTAACCAGAGTGAACACCATGGCACTGCTAGTTTTGTTGGTGTATTTGTTTTGGATGATCTGCTGCAGTAGGTGCTGTGGCAATAGAGTTTTCAATAATAAGATTGACTTGTCACTCCTACAGAAGTTAGCCGGCTGTCcggcagatacacacaaacgGCAGACATGGACACCTCGGTGCTGAGAACCAAGAGGGTGAGTGCCGCCTCTTGTTTCATCTTCTCACTCGCGTAGTTGTGGCTGAGGGCCAGACTGAATAACATGATGCCTTCAGTCAGTTTCCCCAGACCACATGTAATGGTGCAGTGTGATGTTAAACAAAAAGAGGGATTTTCAGAATTGTCTGCTATTAAAAGAGTGGACttttcacattttgaaatgtgagATTACGCTAATTAACCAAAAGGTAATTTTAGTTAATTTTGGCAGTAATTGTTAGGCATTGTGCTCATGGTGTATACCTGACGAACCATGGCTCTACCGGTGCCCATACAGGCCTGATCCATGTTAGTCAGGTGCCATGCATTTATATGCGTACTTTAAAACCATAAGAAACAGACATTCTGCCAAAGAGGCTTTATTTTCTCCCAACAGAAACAAAATCGCGTTaagattttacacaaaaacaaataaatattgaaaCACAACCCTCCAAAAGGtgaatacattttcacattgaaaatatgaaaataccTCACGGGTCGCAAGTTCTTTGATACCACTGATGAGGATGAATTGACTACTTAGAATCTGAATAAGGGTTAATAATGTAGGTGGACTAACTAACCAAAGGTAGATTAACTTCAGTGAAATACCTAGAGGAATATCACTACATTTAGGAGCCAGTGCTCAGACTTATGCATGGGGCCTTCAGATTCCCTAGAAACGGCCCTGCTAACAGTTAGACTAAAGGCCATCCTGACTAGACGAACCGAGTAAACAGAGGTATGTCTGTACAAGCCAAACTGACTTGAATTATCTAACTAAACTGAAGTTAATGTTTAGAAAGCCAAACTTCTGTGTATGTTTTAACTAACAAGAGGtcaatgtatgtgtaaatgcCTAGCTGTAGTTGGGTTTTCCTCAGATGTGGATGAGTGACGAGGACAGATGTCTGAAAGCCGGAGTGCGGCAATACGGAGAGGGGAAGTGGACGAAGATCCTGCAGGAGTACGACTTTGGCAAACGCACCGCCATCATGCTCAAAGACCGATGGCGGACACTTAAGAGACTTCACCTGGTCTAGCGAACTATTGACAGCCACTGTAGCAAtggtgtccttttttttttaattaagataCGTAAGATGTTAAGTTTAAGTTACATGAACAACTAAATGGTATTTATTTTTCTAGAATATTTCGCATTCAACTTGACTGCAGGTAGATGCTACCAGTGAAATTGAATGAAATAATGGGGGGAGGCCTCTGTAAAACAGATCAGCTCGAATTGCATAATTATATttgcaaataaaatgtaatattcaAACAATAACATGCTCAACAGCTTGTTTCAAATTGAATGTTTAGTATGGATTCCTTGTAAACTCCATTGATatcttaaaataataataaatcctAAATAGATCCAGTAGAGGGCACTcttcatacaaaacacacagccacagatgGTATTTAATTTGATTTGCATATAATGACATCAGACAGGACAACATAGACCgtaaatattaaaaacaaacattttaattgatTTTCTTATAATTACAATTTATGCATTTGTGACTAAGCGCCTAAAGAACCCTAAGAATGTAGTGTTGGTGCTCAAAGTGAAATCTTACATCTGGCACGTGGCTTATACATTGTGCTTACCTATGCACACAGCAGACATAAGCAGTTAAGTCAGCCATCTTTATGATCACTTTGTTGATGTGTAAAGAGACCTAGATGTTTTGAGGTCATTAGAGATTAAGTTTATCAGGCTGTGGGGGCGAGGGGGGTGGGTGAAGCATAGGCAAACCCTCAACATTATGCAGGTGAACAATCTGCTGTAAACCGAGCCAAGGTGTGAACGGAAGGCCTGTCCGTGCCCTGCTTCTTGTTAGATGAACACAAAGCTGTGCACCTGGGGGCAGGAGCAGTGCTGCAGCCTCTGCACCTTCTTCCAGGTCCCCCTGCACCGAGGGTTCCCCATGGCCTGCCAGGGAAGCAGTTCATCCCTggtaaacaataacaaaaaaactaaGTAAATATAAACAACAGATACTTTACATTCTCTGCAATAAGTCTCAAACACTCAGTCTTTTCTTCACAATCTTCAAAGTGGTTCAAGGCATTAATTGATATCGATCGTGAGCATTGTCCTATTTTGTTGGGATTAATTGGCAGTTTATGGACAGTGCTCAGTTTTCACTTGGATCAATGAACATAGCATACACGTCATCCCCTTTGGTTGCCCACCCGAGTAACCGCCTGGAAAAGGCCTTATGATCCATATAAGAtcgaggtggggtggggtgttggggtaGAAGGAGAAGCCTTAAGTAAACCAGCATCCGGTTGTTGTTAGTTCAccgtagtgtgtgtttgtgtgttcatgcattatCATTCTCAAAACGATAGCATGCAATAGGTTTTGAACCAAAAATCCTGAAGTAGTCCGTACGCTATTTAAATGAGGGGAAATCCGTATCACTTAGGTTAATGTAAGGGTCGACATGTGTGATACAAGGCTAGGGGGTTAATATGAAGATGCATTATGATTTCAAATGTAAGTTGTGGGGGAAATTTTTGCCTGTGTTTCTTGCAGCACTGAGACCTTTTACACATCGACACACATTTCAGTCGAACCTCGGACTGCCTAGTCTTTCAAGAGATAACTCTCAGACGTGGAAAGGTAGAGGTCATCCTCACGGTCAGGTGAAAGGGGTCCAGCCTGGTGACCGCAGTACAAAGGCAAGTCTGTAAACGCTTCCTCAGGACCTGACCCTGTGTGTCAAGGTGACCTGTTTGCCCTTTCACACTGACACTTGAGCAACTGGAATGAGGCcgggcgagtgtgtgtttgctgggatTGTAACGTACTGACCAGGCTTAACCATTAGCTATTGCTGTCTTGCGTGTCCTTTCTTTGAAGAGCCTTGTTCACACATTTGAAAACTACTGATTGCACAAGTCTCACCAACTTCTGATCATTAGCTCAGAAACTGCGGAAAGCGGCCTTCAGTTTGAGACCCCGTCTACAAGAGTGTTTTGAAAATGACATTCCTTTGAAAAGGAAAACGACAACGTTTTGAGAACTCCTCTGCATCTGcacagaaatgcaaaaaaaaacgaGTGAAATCGCTGTTCTTTGTTGAACCTTCCATGACACCGTAGTTTGGGTCAGTAGTACCTGTCTGCGTCATTGCCGTCTCCTTGGCAACTGCGGCTGCCGTTGACCGCGTGCATGGCTGGGGGTTGGCAGGTGACGCACACAGTGAAGCCTTCCCTCAGGTACTGCATCCAGCGGGTGTAGGGCCGGTTATCCACCATGCAGTGCGGCGACAGCGTCTCCATCTTAAACTCCATGCAGAACCtgatgggaagggaagggaagggaagggaagggggcaGTGTGTTGAGTTCATCTGTGTCTGGTCGTCCAGGCTAGCCCTGTTTGGTAAGACTTTAAAGCGGGAGccgtcttaattattattatggtcTAAGAGCTGTGAGGCTTTATTCAAAAGGATCTGATGGTGTGTAAGGCAAAGCTTTGAATTTCAGACACAAGCCCCAGCAACAAAGAAGCTCCGGAAACACTGTTTACCCAGACTCTTTCACAATGCCTGAGACCCTTCAGCTGTGTTTGCAGTCCAACACCGATTAAAGCAGCACTACGCTGATTAAAGCGGCTTGGGCTTAAATGCTCCATCATCCACGCCAGGTGTCCCACCATTTCAGTGTCATATTAGTCACATTAGCCTCTAATATTGTACCATGTGTTCTCAATACATCCAATTGATTTTTGTCGCTGAAGGCTGATTATGAATCCATAGGTTAATGCTCTGTGGGCATGGTCCATGTTAAATCGGATATTGATAGCAATGTGTATAAACATGATATGTGACAGTTAAAGAATTTGTTAAGTACTTGTGATTATTCCTACCCAGAATCCATTGGGTCCCCGTAGAGTCTGTGTTTTGTCCGCTCTTTGCCATACTCCATTGTTGTGATGAGTGCTGGACCTGGCATGAAAACAGCACTCATattcctcactcactcagtcacagtcATTAAAGGCAAAGTCCCTGAATACCATAGACTCATGGTTGCATGTTTTTCCACTTACATTATTGCAATACAAAATGATAAACAGACCTAAGTCAGGTTTGGACAGTTGGATGTGTGGATATGAGACGTTCTAAATAGTCACCCTGACTTTACAGGCAATCAAAATGACTTCTTAAATCCAGCGCAAGAGCAGGACTAATTTTGGGCTGGAACAAACTGATGCGGGAACAGGAGAAAGAGCTtacgtttaccataaccacttactgttatacttgcactgctaatgtaacaaatacatctcacaggatgtcttttttgctgcctttttttgcactaccataacctcactttaaagaaaacgtatgctgctgtacgtgtatctgtatgtttatatctatatctatatgtaggacatgtcttgtcttatctgttgttgtgcgtgtgcactttatatgtttcaccgtgggagagtgggaaacgtttttccgattcctttgtatgtcttaacatgcaaagtaattgacaataaagctactttgacttgactttgaagACCTGACTCATGGGACTCCTGctaaatatgaatatatgtataaaatgaaatacaagtatatttttttgttcttaaaCTATAGAATGTTATTGATGTTTGCAGGAGAGTAGCAAGAAATAACCCATGCTTTACATAAATAGGAGCTAGATTGGTGGGTTTTATGCATGGCATATTTTCATGGGAGCAGGCAAGAGTGGAACAGAAAAACCCATCCTGTGTAAAAGTCCACCTGCAGGATTTTGCGAGTGGGATCGGGACAAAATATGACATCGTTTTCCAGGAGAGTGACAGGATCTTGGAGTAGGACTAAAAAATCCATCCCGCGCAGCCTCAGAACTCTACCTTCAAACGAATTATCATGTAGCAACAAACAGCCTTAACTGCAATATCCAGCTGTGCCTAATTTTGTAACCTGTCTGTGCCCATGCTTGTTCCCTGTCAGTTTGGAAATCAGTGAAACTGCAGTGTCCCTGTGTGACCCGGCGTGAGGTGTGTACCTTGCGTCTGGGCGTAGTGTTGCCCTGGtgcgtgtgaggtgtgtgtaccttgcgTCTGAGCGCAATGTTGCCCCTGGTGGGTCTGGAACTCCATGCAGCCGGCCTGCTCCTCGAGGGGCGGGCAGGCCTCGCCGCTGTTGCTGGGCTCCCTCTCGATGTGGCGCCGCCGCACCCGGAACGAGCGCTGGCATGGCTTGGCACAGCCGCTCCAGTAGCTCCACTCGCTCACCACGCATGACTGAGCTGccagggttcacacacacacacacacatcacagtgcCTGGATTTTCATTTAATAACTGCAATGACATGACTCGACTTCCATTAACTGAGACATCATGGACAGGTGACTGACAGACGTATCCTCCTgtggcctctctgtgtgtttgcttgtttgtaaTATTTGTTTTGGCTCAGGTGTGAGATGAAGGCCTCATGCACACCAGAAGCCTCTGGTCTGAATGATCCATGATCCCGTGGGTTCCTTTGCTCAGATTCTTTGCTGACGTGTCTTTTAGCTTTAtgcttttatgtatttatttaattcattttgtgtagaaacacaatgcaacacaaaaagaatatataaatatctaaatgtcaaaataaataagcCGTCTAAAGGAGTTATTCACAGTAGAGGGTGTGTAAAGGAGTTATTGGTAGAGGGTGTGTCTGAGCTGTGTCTCATCTTCATTCCTGAAAACATTTGTACAGTTGCCCAGACCTGACTGGTGGAATACTATTAAGTGCTCAACTGGAGGGTCAAATCAAGAGAGTCTttcaactgatttttttttttttttttgtaatcctCAACGACGTTTAATCTCATTTGTACTCATATGGCTCATTATGCTTTTACTAATCTTTGAAGTGAGCcagtcattcatccattcacGGAGAAGAGTTTAGGATGATCCTGGATTTCACATAACAATACCTTAAAACTGCTCTCGCAAACATGGGAGTTTGCACTGATTTAAGCACTTCACAGCTTGTTTGGTCAGACTGCATTTCTCAAAGCACAAGTTAAACTTAACATGAGAACTTGGACTGCGGGGTTGAAGTGCAAACATGCATGGCATGACTGGTCAGACACGGCACATTCCTTACCAACTACATTTGCTCAAGCAGGGGCTCAGAATGCAGTAGCAGACACGTGTTACTTTTTAGAGGCTCTTTTTGACCCCTTCAGCTCACCTGGGCACTCAGTTGGGTAGTCGAAACAACAGTCCCTGGTCCTCTGGCAGCCCTCGTCACAGTAGCACGACCCGTAGACACGGTCCATCCTCCAGTCGGTCGTCTTGCAGGTCAGGTCTGTCCCCCGGCAGCACTTCCCCGAGCATCCCCCCTCCACCAAGTGGTATATTCCAAACACGGTTGCCACCACCGCCAACCCAACCCACTCTGTCGCTGCCACCTTCATTGTGTGTCTCCaagtccttacacacacacacacacacgcacgcaccttGTGTTTTCAGGTGCTTCTCAAGCGGATGAGTGTTCCTGGCCGTGCAAAAGCCCCTTCGCTGAGCCGTTGGGGACCCCTTCACACACCTCGGCCATCTCCCATCCCGGCAGAGTGGTGTTTAGCGCTCCGGTAATGCAGGCGAGGTTGTCCCTGCTTCTTCTTTCTCTGGATTCCTTGTGAGCTGAAACTCAACCACAGCAGATCCTCTTGTCTCGCGCAGAGAGAGACGGGTCTTCACGGAGCGGCCGGGCGGAAGAAAAGGGCCATTCTGTGGCCGATCACAGcagagggattgtgtgtgtgtgtgtgtgtgtgtgtgtgtgtgtgtgtgtgtgtttggctggctCCTGACTGTGCGATCTCTCCAGAggcactcacccacccacactgtCCCCGCTTCTCAGCCCACAGGGGAGGCCACTGACAGCGAATGAGAGACTCTCAAAGAGGTGGAGAGTTTTCTGTGTATGggtgtctctatccctctctctctctctctctctgactctttgtgcacacaccctctctctctctcgctcgctctgaCTCTTTGTgtgcacaccctctctctctttttcccccctttctccacctcttttctcctttctacCGTATCTTCTGCTTTTccttactttctctctgtcccactcacTCCCTGTGCCTCtacctacctccctctctctctctttctctcttccttctttttgCCTGTCTTCTGGCTGTTGTTCCCTATTACAGTGGACTGCCCAGATCAGAGAGCTGGACCTGGCGCGGCGGTAGCTCGGAGCTGGGAGCTCACTGACGGAACAGCGGGAGGAATGTGAGCATTTGGCCGGCCTCCAGATCAAAGGGCCTGCGGCTACAAGCCGGCCTGTTAGCCATCATATCTCTAAGCTTGTTAATGTGCTTACAGAACATGCATTACACAGGTAAATTCCTTCCACCTTTCAGGAGAGGCATATTTACCACTAGATAGACAatgagtgtgggggtgtgtgtgagtgtgagtgtgtatatacattACATCATCTACCACCAATATTTTTATATACTTTTACGTCACGTTATGTAGTACACTTTTATTTACTATATACTTTTACTGGAACTATACTTTAATACTTTTTAACATATCTTTATCTATCTTATACCTATACTACCTGTAACTATACTTTTATGCTTTTCAGGGGtgttttaaaggtgcagtatggAGGATTTAGGGTGATCTATTAGCACAAATGGAGTATAgtaataattatgttttcattagtgtataaatCTGTAACCACAAATCATTGTATTTTCATTATCTTACAGTGAGCCCTTCAAAGGCAGCAGGTCTGTTTCTAGCGcagaacagacaaaccaaaacactggcactagagagggcctttaATGCTTTTTGAATGACACCTGACGGCCAACGTAGCAACGAACCAACgtagttggttgcaatctgcagcctcaccactagatgccactaaatcctacacacagTACCTTTAAAGCTGAGGTAGGAGTTTGCAAGCAACTTTTTCATTGCAGAACAGGTTCAGTGTTCTGAGTTAAAAAAACgaaaaacataacaaaagtTCTAAAGCTTCTATGTAGGTCTTTTTTTAAGGGTTTTTCTAGTTTGCCCTGTTGTTTTCTGGGTGAAAAAATGTGATGGAGTGGTTGTTAACTTGTTTACACCAATGTCATTAGaggcagagatgggcagtatttctattacttgtatttgaaatacgtatttcaattactttgagtattttgtaatttgtatttgatagggccgatAAAAAATCTAAAGTcatttgtaacaaaatactttagagtggagtaattttgtatttaaaacactcaaaatactttctccagtgtttaggcagaaggagattttttttctgttggattctaccactagaccgtctgatctgcctctgaatgccattgtcgaatcaggcaacagtcaggcaaaagcggtgcttcaaatggccccgcccctttttggggcgaaatggaaatcgccccagatctctctcattgactctcgttaaatccatttttttcacaaaacagggctgtgttcgaaaacttagatagctgtcttgatccttgtcaattcATCTTCcttagtacgccgacttaaaggaggttctttcaatgagcgaatcgagttgttgcactgaacgttagccatcttgacagaatgtgatttgatcaaagccgtatgacgtccttatacgcaattacgtatgacgaaagcacggtggggcgagccctcccggaagccatagagattgcatttaGAGCCTTGTGTCGCTACCGGACGGTAGTCCTTTAGCGgatggtagtccctcacattgatccattttcaatcatggaggaaaaaagcgacgaaagccagttttatcaaaacatgaccatttatttaaaaacgaggaagatgttgtcacagtggacaaaacagatgaggtggagaatcaaaaagtctctccccagtttcgtttcatatgttgacgtagagccttatgctgttagccgtttacaacctaattaaatataacattaaatatacccacattatgcgttaagacaagctccatatgttgacgtagagccttatgctgttagccatttacaacataattaaatataacattaaatatacccacattatgcattaagacaagccccatatgttgacgtttaaaccgtttacaacattattaaatattacgttaaataaacctacattatgcgttaagacaagccagagccttagggccgaaacacaccaaacgcgtttttaaaaacgggacgctagcaaatgcattgtttcctatggtacggtgCGCCTtgtgtgtgcgccttttctccgccacgcgttgcgtctttctagcgttttttagatgcgcttaaaagttgaactattctcaactttccagcgcaaggcgcggaggcgcaccgctcatcaatgtcacactcagcccaggcaggttgcgcacgcagctccgcttcctaggcgccgggcaaaacagtcTGGTGCCCCTGtggctgttttgcccgccgcacttttttgaagcgtctgccgttttaaaaaaaagtttggtgtgtttcggcccttatgctgtaaaccgttttgttgtctgagcatgcgcgattatgttgagccttatgccgtaaaccgtttgtgtctgagcatgcgcaatgtgagggactaccatcCGCTAAAGGACTACCGTCCGGTAGCGACACCTTGTTTTGTGaaacatgagtcacacagctgctgcctgcaaatatatatatatatatatatatatacataatcaatcaagttgttgtcttttaataggTTTGCTTATTTACACTGatattctgtgactgttcttcctttttgtggggttcaccagagctttgtttacattatatagcccaaacctg
It contains:
- the terf1 gene encoding telomeric repeat-binding factor 1 isoform X2 — protein: MNGNIASQSIVTITSTTDENYSSSDVDCLVKSWMIDYLFLSITRHFKEKNSEEFVREVRSFEAMIDGLELEDHQMKKKLVCGFLARVMDAKNLDVRYTHDEVVTPLMSAVTVWNAMDEVVADANLHQTVKRLLFVQSVGVCLEKGMPSIAKNALQWLERECGLPEKLQMKLASIVSAKNTDDPYLTSFSFARLLDKIQSFLDAILEENPSNFLLQAGSKVVHARQDKDKSQVQTQELEESACTEQSTDQPTQNGDLSLHSKLSMRPKKRLLAKRTPQPWIPDSAKKPSVVNYKESKIKVSRLSGRYTQTADMDTSVLRTKRL
- the terf1 gene encoding telomeric repeat-binding factor 1 isoform X1, yielding MNGNIASQSIVTITSTTDENYSSSDVDCLVKSWMIDYLFLSITRHFKEKNSEEFVREVRSFEAMIDGLELEDHQMKKKLVCGFLARVMDAKNLDVRYTHDEVVTPLMSAVTVWNAMDEVVADANLHQTVKRLLFVQSVGVCLEKGMPSIAKNALQWLERECGLPEKLQMKLASIVSAKNTDDPYLTSFSFARLLDKIQSFLDAILEENPSNFLLQAGSKVVHARQDKDKSQVQTQELEESACTEQSTDQPTQNGDLSLHSKLSMRPKKRLLAKRTPQPWIPDSAKKPSVVNYKESKIKVSRLSGRYTQTADMDTSVLRTKRMWMSDEDRCLKAGVRQYGEGKWTKILQEYDFGKRTAIMLKDRWRTLKRLHLV
- the LOC105890157 gene encoding somatomedin-B and thrombospondin type-1 domain-containing protein, producing MKVAATEWVGLAVVATVFGIYHLVEGGCSGKCCRGTDLTCKTTDWRMDRVYGSCYCDEGCQRTRDCCFDYPTECPAQSCVVSEWSYWSGCAKPCQRSFRVRRRHIEREPSNSGEACPPLEEQAGCMEFQTHQGQHCAQTQGPALITTMEYGKERTKHRLYGDPMDSGFCMEFKMETLSPHCMVDNRPYTRWMQYLREGFTVCVTCQPPAMHAVNGSRSCQGDGNDADRDELLPWQAMGNPRCRGTWKKVQRLQHCSCPQVHSFVFI